One genomic region from Phragmites australis chromosome 1, lpPhrAust1.1, whole genome shotgun sequence encodes:
- the LOC133900402 gene encoding uncharacterized protein LOC133900402 isoform X2: protein MSLEVGLNTVNPKIRILLKQGLPFRGHDESDESHNKGNFREFRDYTSEQNLALRKVTELKLSLKQVRGQGYDGASNMRGEFNGLQSLIMRESPTTYYVHCFAHQLQLVLVAVVRKHKGISDFFTRISDLLTVVGGSSKRRDLIRDINHEHVSKALGCGQLETGIGLNQEQCLQRPGDTRWSSHYKTLKSLVDMFPTIVKVLEIVEKDDKDWKHRDQASNLLEYFQSFDFVFYLHLMLTILTITNTLSLALQRKDQDIVNAIKCVRSTRCHLDELRRNGWEKVLDDAFDFCDKHDIIKLEMEDAYIDPKKRRKKSGITNKHHYEVDCFNDVLDWILQELDSRFNETSSQMLVCSAAFNPRDSFYDFNVENLISLAKLYPNDFNFGDLRDLSHQLCLYIVDVREDERFSNIQTIVELSQKMVETRKYLCYHLVYRLLKLVLVLPVATATVERCFSAMKIVKTYLRNRISDEYLSHSLICYVEKEEMTKVTNEVVVRRFMKMSGRRYND from the exons ATGAGTTTGGAAGTTGGCTTGAATACAGTGAATCCAAAGATAAG GATATTGTTAAAGCAAGGATTGCCTTTTCGGGGCCATGATGAATCGGATGAGTCCCACAACAAAGGGAACTTCAGGGAATTTCGTGATTACACATCGGAGCAAAATCTTGCTTTACGCAAGGTAACAG AGCTTAAGCTAAGCTTAAAGCAAGTTAGGGGCCAAGGCTATGATGGTGCTAGCAATATGAGAGGCGAGTTTAATGGATTGCAATCATTGATTATGAGAGAAAGTCCTACAACTTATTATGTTCATTGTTTTGCTCACCAGCTCCAATTAGTCCTTGTGGCCGTTGTGAGAAAGCATAAAGGCATTAGTGATTTCTTTACTAGGATTTCTGACTTGTTGACTGTTGTGGGTGGATCATCCAAGAGAAGGGACTTGATCAGAGATATCAATCATGAACATGTGAGTAAGGCCTTAGGATGTGGGCAACTTGAAACTGGGATAGGATTAAATCAAGAACAATGTCTTCAAAGACCCGGAGATACTCGTTGGAGTTCTCATTATAAAACTCTCAAAAGTTTAGTTGACATGTTTCCTACAATAGTCAAAGTGCTGGAAATTGTGGAAAAAGATGATAAGGATTGGAAACATAGAGATCAAGCATCGAATCTTCTAGAGTACTTCCAATCTTTTGACTTTGTCTTTTATTTGCATCTCATGTTGACTATATTAACAATCACAAACACCTTGTCACTAGCATTGCAACGGAAGGACCAAGACATTGTGAATGCCATTAAATGTGTGAGATCAACTAGATGCCATTTGGATGAACTTAGAAGAAATGGGTGGGAAAAAGTATTAGATGATGCATTTGACTTCTGTGACAAGCATGATATTATCAAGTTGGAAATGGAAGATGCATATATTGATCCCAAGAAGCGTAGGAAAAAATCTGGCATTACAAATAAGCATCACTATGAAGTGGATTGCTTTAATGATGTTCTTGACTGGATACTGCAAGAGCTTGACAGCCGCTTCAATGAGACTAGCTCTCAAATGCTTGTTTGCTCGGCCGCTTTCAATCCAAGAGACTCATTTTATGATTTCAATGTAGAGAATTTGATTAGCCTAGCAAAACTGTATCCTAATGATTTTAATTTTGGGGATTTGAGGGATCTTAGCCATCAACTTTGCCTCTACATCGTTGATGTACGAGAAGATGAAAGATTCTCCAACATACAAACTATTGTTGAACTTTCTCAAAAAATGGTAGAGACAAGGAAGTATCTTTGTTATCACTTGGTTTATCGACTTTTGAAGCTTGTACTAGTATTGCCTGTCGCTACTGCTACAGTTGAGAGGTGTTTTTCAGCTATGAAGATTGTGAAAACTTATTTGCGCAATCGCATCAGCGATGAATACTTGAGTCATAGCCTTATTTGTTATGTGGAGAAAGAAGAGATGACGAAAGTTACCAACGAGGTCGTGGTTCGTCGTTTCATGAAAATGAGTGGACGTAGATACAACGATTAA
- the LOC133900402 gene encoding uncharacterized protein LOC133900402 isoform X1 has product MSLEVGLNTVNPKIRILLKQGLPFRGHDESDESHNKGNFREFRDYTSEQNLALRKVTGKNASANSLLVAPEIQRDIVKCFAKEVLHSILEEIGHDVFCLLVDESRDISCKEQMAVVLRYVDKCGIVKERFVGLVHVRETTSTYLKSSIDALFAELKLSLKQVRGQGYDGASNMRGEFNGLQSLIMRESPTTYYVHCFAHQLQLVLVAVVRKHKGISDFFTRISDLLTVVGGSSKRRDLIRDINHEHVSKALGCGQLETGIGLNQEQCLQRPGDTRWSSHYKTLKSLVDMFPTIVKVLEIVEKDDKDWKHRDQASNLLEYFQSFDFVFYLHLMLTILTITNTLSLALQRKDQDIVNAIKCVRSTRCHLDELRRNGWEKVLDDAFDFCDKHDIIKLEMEDAYIDPKKRRKKSGITNKHHYEVDCFNDVLDWILQELDSRFNETSSQMLVCSAAFNPRDSFYDFNVENLISLAKLYPNDFNFGDLRDLSHQLCLYIVDVREDERFSNIQTIVELSQKMVETRKYLCYHLVYRLLKLVLVLPVATATVERCFSAMKIVKTYLRNRISDEYLSHSLICYVEKEEMTKVTNEVVVRRFMKMSGRRYND; this is encoded by the exons ATGAGTTTGGAAGTTGGCTTGAATACAGTGAATCCAAAGATAAG GATATTGTTAAAGCAAGGATTGCCTTTTCGGGGCCATGATGAATCGGATGAGTCCCACAACAAAGGGAACTTCAGGGAATTTCGTGATTACACATCGGAGCAAAATCTTGCTTTACGCAAGGTAACAGGTAAAAATGCATCAGCTAACAGTCTTTTGGTAGCTCCTGAAATCCAAAGGGATATTGTTAAATGTTTTGCAAAGGAAGTGCTACATTCTATTCTAGAAGAAATCGGGCATGATGTTTTTTgcttgctagttgatgagtctagagatatttcttgcaaagaacaaATGGCTGTGGTTTTGAGATATGTTGATAAATGTGGAATTGTTAAAGAGAGATTTGTTGGTCTTGTTCATGTGAGAGAAACAACTTCTACCTACCTCAAGTCTTCCATTGATGCTTTATTTGCAGAGCTTAAGCTAAGCTTAAAGCAAGTTAGGGGCCAAGGCTATGATGGTGCTAGCAATATGAGAGGCGAGTTTAATGGATTGCAATCATTGATTATGAGAGAAAGTCCTACAACTTATTATGTTCATTGTTTTGCTCACCAGCTCCAATTAGTCCTTGTGGCCGTTGTGAGAAAGCATAAAGGCATTAGTGATTTCTTTACTAGGATTTCTGACTTGTTGACTGTTGTGGGTGGATCATCCAAGAGAAGGGACTTGATCAGAGATATCAATCATGAACATGTGAGTAAGGCCTTAGGATGTGGGCAACTTGAAACTGGGATAGGATTAAATCAAGAACAATGTCTTCAAAGACCCGGAGATACTCGTTGGAGTTCTCATTATAAAACTCTCAAAAGTTTAGTTGACATGTTTCCTACAATAGTCAAAGTGCTGGAAATTGTGGAAAAAGATGATAAGGATTGGAAACATAGAGATCAAGCATCGAATCTTCTAGAGTACTTCCAATCTTTTGACTTTGTCTTTTATTTGCATCTCATGTTGACTATATTAACAATCACAAACACCTTGTCACTAGCATTGCAACGGAAGGACCAAGACATTGTGAATGCCATTAAATGTGTGAGATCAACTAGATGCCATTTGGATGAACTTAGAAGAAATGGGTGGGAAAAAGTATTAGATGATGCATTTGACTTCTGTGACAAGCATGATATTATCAAGTTGGAAATGGAAGATGCATATATTGATCCCAAGAAGCGTAGGAAAAAATCTGGCATTACAAATAAGCATCACTATGAAGTGGATTGCTTTAATGATGTTCTTGACTGGATACTGCAAGAGCTTGACAGCCGCTTCAATGAGACTAGCTCTCAAATGCTTGTTTGCTCGGCCGCTTTCAATCCAAGAGACTCATTTTATGATTTCAATGTAGAGAATTTGATTAGCCTAGCAAAACTGTATCCTAATGATTTTAATTTTGGGGATTTGAGGGATCTTAGCCATCAACTTTGCCTCTACATCGTTGATGTACGAGAAGATGAAAGATTCTCCAACATACAAACTATTGTTGAACTTTCTCAAAAAATGGTAGAGACAAGGAAGTATCTTTGTTATCACTTGGTTTATCGACTTTTGAAGCTTGTACTAGTATTGCCTGTCGCTACTGCTACAGTTGAGAGGTGTTTTTCAGCTATGAAGATTGTGAAAACTTATTTGCGCAATCGCATCAGCGATGAATACTTGAGTCATAGCCTTATTTGTTATGTGGAGAAAGAAGAGATGACGAAAGTTACCAACGAGGTCGTGGTTCGTCGTTTCATGAAAATGAGTGGACGTAGATACAACGATTAA
- the LOC133900402 gene encoding uncharacterized protein LOC133900402 isoform X3 translates to MRGEFNGLQSLIMRESPTTYYVHCFAHQLQLVLVAVVRKHKGISDFFTRISDLLTVVGGSSKRRDLIRDINHEHVSKALGCGQLETGIGLNQEQCLQRPGDTRWSSHYKTLKSLVDMFPTIVKVLEIVEKDDKDWKHRDQASNLLEYFQSFDFVFYLHLMLTILTITNTLSLALQRKDQDIVNAIKCVRSTRCHLDELRRNGWEKVLDDAFDFCDKHDIIKLEMEDAYIDPKKRRKKSGITNKHHYEVDCFNDVLDWILQELDSRFNETSSQMLVCSAAFNPRDSFYDFNVENLISLAKLYPNDFNFGDLRDLSHQLCLYIVDVREDERFSNIQTIVELSQKMVETRKYLCYHLVYRLLKLVLVLPVATATVERCFSAMKIVKTYLRNRISDEYLSHSLICYVEKEEMTKVTNEVVVRRFMKMSGRRYND, encoded by the coding sequence ATGAGAGGCGAGTTTAATGGATTGCAATCATTGATTATGAGAGAAAGTCCTACAACTTATTATGTTCATTGTTTTGCTCACCAGCTCCAATTAGTCCTTGTGGCCGTTGTGAGAAAGCATAAAGGCATTAGTGATTTCTTTACTAGGATTTCTGACTTGTTGACTGTTGTGGGTGGATCATCCAAGAGAAGGGACTTGATCAGAGATATCAATCATGAACATGTGAGTAAGGCCTTAGGATGTGGGCAACTTGAAACTGGGATAGGATTAAATCAAGAACAATGTCTTCAAAGACCCGGAGATACTCGTTGGAGTTCTCATTATAAAACTCTCAAAAGTTTAGTTGACATGTTTCCTACAATAGTCAAAGTGCTGGAAATTGTGGAAAAAGATGATAAGGATTGGAAACATAGAGATCAAGCATCGAATCTTCTAGAGTACTTCCAATCTTTTGACTTTGTCTTTTATTTGCATCTCATGTTGACTATATTAACAATCACAAACACCTTGTCACTAGCATTGCAACGGAAGGACCAAGACATTGTGAATGCCATTAAATGTGTGAGATCAACTAGATGCCATTTGGATGAACTTAGAAGAAATGGGTGGGAAAAAGTATTAGATGATGCATTTGACTTCTGTGACAAGCATGATATTATCAAGTTGGAAATGGAAGATGCATATATTGATCCCAAGAAGCGTAGGAAAAAATCTGGCATTACAAATAAGCATCACTATGAAGTGGATTGCTTTAATGATGTTCTTGACTGGATACTGCAAGAGCTTGACAGCCGCTTCAATGAGACTAGCTCTCAAATGCTTGTTTGCTCGGCCGCTTTCAATCCAAGAGACTCATTTTATGATTTCAATGTAGAGAATTTGATTAGCCTAGCAAAACTGTATCCTAATGATTTTAATTTTGGGGATTTGAGGGATCTTAGCCATCAACTTTGCCTCTACATCGTTGATGTACGAGAAGATGAAAGATTCTCCAACATACAAACTATTGTTGAACTTTCTCAAAAAATGGTAGAGACAAGGAAGTATCTTTGTTATCACTTGGTTTATCGACTTTTGAAGCTTGTACTAGTATTGCCTGTCGCTACTGCTACAGTTGAGAGGTGTTTTTCAGCTATGAAGATTGTGAAAACTTATTTGCGCAATCGCATCAGCGATGAATACTTGAGTCATAGCCTTATTTGTTATGTGGAGAAAGAAGAGATGACGAAAGTTACCAACGAGGTCGTGGTTCGTCGTTTCATGAAAATGAGTGGACGTAGATACAACGATTAA